The Myroides phaeus DNA segment GACGTAAAAATTACGTTAGATAAAAACTACATTGTTGGAGGTACTGGTGTTTTAGTTAACAACAACGAAATTGGATACGGTTATCAAGATAGTAATGTAGCTGAAGTTCCTGCTAAAAAAGGAAAAGATTTAACTTGGCATTTTAATGCTAAAAATGTGTTAGACTTTACTTGGGGAGCAGATCCTAACTTCATTCACGATACGTATGAAGGACCAAATGGTGTAAAGTTACATTTCCTTTATAAAGATAATCCTGCTATTAAAGACAACTGGACAAAGCTACAACCAGTTACAGCTGAGTTAATGAAATTCTTTAATGAAAATGTAGGTCCTTATCCTTACCCTCAATATTCAATTATTCAAGGTGGAGACGGAGGAATGGAATACTCAATGTGTACTTTAATCACAGGAGAAAGATCATTCCCAAGTTTGGTTGGGGTAACTGCTCACGAATTAGCACACAGCTGGTTCCAACACGCATTAGCAACAAATGAAACAAAGCACGAATGGATGGACGAAGGATTTACTTCTTTTATATCTGACCTTGCGATGTTAAAAGTGATGCCAAAAGACCAACAAGAAGATGCAAATCCTTTTGGTTCTACTTACAAAAGTTACTACAATTTAGTAGCTAAAAATATGCAAGAGCCTTTAAGTACTCACGCAGATCATTACTTAACAAACAGAGCATATTCTATATCAGCTTATAGTAGAGGTTCTATTTTCTTAACACAATTATCTTATTTAATTGGTTGGGATAATATGATGAAAACACTTCAAACATACTACCAAGACTACAAATTTACGCATCCAACACCAAATGACTTTAAACGTACGGCAGAGCGTGTTACAGGAGCTAATTTAGATTGGTATATGACTGATTGGACACAAACGAATAACACGATTGATTATAGTGTACAGTTTGTAGAAGAAGTACAAAAAGACCAAACTTTAGTTACTTTAAAACGAATTGGAAGAATGGGAATGCCTTTAGATATTCTTGTAGAATATGAAGATGGTACTATTGAAACATACTACGTTCCTTTTACTTCAATGCATTGGATTAAACCAAATCCTTACTTAGAATATGAAAGAACAGTATTGACAGGATGGGGATGGGCTCAACCAGAATACAAGTTTGTCATCAACAAACCAAAGAATACAATTAAAACTATTTTAATTGATCCGAGCCAATTTATGGCTGATGTGAATCAAGAAAATGGTATCTACAAAAAATAATTATTAAAAAAAGCCACATATGTGGCTTTTTTTTTGTCCTATTATTACGTTTGCTTTTCTACCTTTGCAATCTCTATGGAACAACAAAATTTAAAATATCCTAAAAAGGAAAAGCTAAAGAGCAAGATAGTAATAGACGAACTGTTTACTACTGGAAAATCTGTTAGTAAATATCCGCTTCGCATGGTTTATGTACCAAGTGAAAATAGCGATAACGTACCTTTAAAAACAGGTGTATCTGTGTCTAAGCGTTACTTCAAAAAAGCGGTAGATAGAAACTACTTCAAAAGACTACTACGCGAAGCTTATAGACATAACAAACAAATGTTGTTAGACAACATCGAACAGCCTTATGCTATTATGTTGTTTTACCAATCTAAAAACAGGTTGACTTACCAAGAGATTAATGAAAAAATGGTTAAACTCTTTGAAAAGTTTATCGAAGCAAACAAAGCAGAAAAAGCCGTTGTTACCAATTCTGAGGAAGAATAATATTTAAACGTTTTCATTTGTATATATCCTTAAAAAACAATAACTTAAACCTACTCTTTTCTTTCTTTAAAAGAAACTGAAAAATACAGAATGGTAATTATTGTTTAAACTAAATTATAGCCTCACTTTTGATGCTTATGGGTACCAAAGGATCTAATCAAACTATTGATTTAAAAACGGATAAAAAGAACAACAAAACGATAGCTATTATCAAGGCAAATCAGCCTTGGAAATTATATAAAGCGAATTCTTCTTTTGTAATTAATGCTGCTCAAGAAATAGCAAGTGGCGATTCTAATGACTCTATATCATTAGGACAGATAGCATCCTTTCAATTATTTGCTTTTGAAAACAATCGAAATTATGATATCACAGGGCTTAGATGTTTGCCCTTAGAAGGACAAAATAATTTTAGAGACCTTGGTGGTTATAAAACTACAGAAGGAAAAACAGTTAAATGGGGACTCCTTTTTAGATCAGGTCAATTAAGTAGTTTGTCGGAGAGAGATCTTCGTTACCTCTCTTCTATTCCATTGTGCACTATTGTAGATTTTAGAACAAATGAAGAAAGAGATAGTCAGGTTACCAAACTACCTTCGTCAACCATAAATGACATTTCGTTGCCCATATCTCCAGGGAATTTAAGTCGGGAAATAGTTGAAAATATGATTTATGAAGGTGAAGTTGAACAAACTGTCCAATTCTTAACCGACATAAATGAGCAACTAATTCTTATCAATCAGGAACAATACAAAGCTTTCTTTGCTATTTTACAGAAGAATACTACTCCACTTATGTATAATTGTACTGCGGGAAAAGATAGAACTGGTTTAGCAACAGCTTTACTTTTAAGTGCATTAGGAGTTGATAACGACACTATTATAGCAGATTACTTATTGACAAATACGTTTGTAAACTTGTCTATTGATGTAGTAAAAGACAAATACTTATTAGCCAATAATCAGCAAGCGGAAGCATTGATGACCTTGCAAACAGTGAAAAAAGAATACTTGTTAAAAGCACTTGAAACAATCAAACAACATTATGGTTCCGTTGAAAGTTACTTGACGAATCAGTTAGCGGTTGATATTCCTTTGATGAAACAATTGTATTTATATTAAACATCTCATTTCTTAATAAGATACTTTAGTATTATCTATATTGAAGTCTTTTATAAGCATAATAAACACTATTTAAGCTATCATCTCCTTTTTTACAACTTACGAGAAGTTAATTAATAAATAGCCATTAAAAGCACCCCAAAATTAACTCAATACAATATAGATATACATATAAACGAAAAAAGCGAATGATTAGATCATTCGCTTTTCTTTATTTTAAAACGCATTGTTTGAATTATTGCTTCAAGTTCAAGAAGTACGTTTCGTTTTCCCATCGATGGATTGTACACGAGACCTTCTATAAACAAATATCTTTTTTCCGTAGAATCTCTAAAGACATAACTTAGATATGGACCACTCATAAAGCTATTTTGCATATCCCAAGTTCCTTTTAACTCAATTGCTTTTCTATTGTCAAAAGAGATTTCCTTGTTAAATGGTATAAATCCTTCGTTCAATTTCATAAACGAATTATCTTCAATCGAATGAATATAACGTCCATTTACAGAATCTTTTACAGCTAAAATATTGTGTAATTCTGTATCCTTATCATTTAATATTCTTTTTAATGGTACATCATAAATAAGAATATTACTATTCCCTGAAGCTACATCCTTTTTATACCAAACAAAATGTTCATTACTACTAATTTCTTTATAATCAGAAGGAACATTGATCGTAATCTTAAATCTATCTTCAAACTTTTCTCGATCAATTAATTTACTTGCATTAAGGGTCTCAGTAATTGTAGAAACCTCTAATTGATGCATCGTTTTGATGATAGAATCAATGTTCTTTTTAAAAGCCTTTACAACAGCTAATTTTGAACCACCATTAACAACAAAATAGTTTTGTGGTGAAGCAAACTTATTCTTCTCAAGAGAGAAAAACTCATCATTATGATTGTCTGAAAAGACAATAATATTACGTCGATCCTTAGTTTTAGATGAGAACAAATTAGGAGATATTTGTTCGATAGTAAACAAAGGTTCTGACGGACTAATTCCGTCTACAGAAGCTGCTAAATACTCTCGAATGCTGTCTCCTACATTACCATACCACAATCTATCGTTTACAACTACTAATACACTGTTATACTCCCCCACAGATTTAGTTGATAATTCTGTAGTTGGCGCATCTTTACAATTAGCAAAGCATAATAAAACGATAAAGAAATAGAGGTATCTCACGAAAATCTAAAAATTAAGTAACTAATTTAATTGATGCGTAATTTCATTCCTGGCTGAATAGCATCATTATCTTTCATATTATTCATATTCTTCAATTGAGCTAATGATACCCCTGGCAATTTTTGACTTATAGAATATAATGAATCACCTTTTTTAACTGTGTAAAAAGAGTTTTTAGCACTTGATTGAGCCACAGTAGCTTTACCAACAACTAATTTCTTTCCAGGATATATAATGTTACTTTTCATATTGTTCAACTTCTTCAATTGAGCAACACTAATACCATATTTATTAGCAATAACACCAATACTTTCACCTTTCTTAATAGTGTGATAACGCGACTTTACACTCTTTGTTTCTGCAACAGAAACTTCTAACAAGCTTGGTAATGGTTTCTCTCTTCTCTCCTCTTCAAACGCAATATAATCATAGATTTTATCTTCATTTGAAGCCATTAAACCAATCTTAGAAACAGGTAATCTTAAGAAACTTTGTTTTCCACTTACATAAGGAACAACTTGCAACTTATACGTTGGATTTAAAAACTCTATTTCAGCTTTAGAAACATCTAATAATTTAGCTACCTGATCAAAACTAATCGTCTTCTTAACAGCGATTGTATCTGTTTCTACCAGTTTAAAAGGTGAGCTATTTGATGTAATTCCGTGTTCTTTTGCATATTCAAAAATATACATTGTAGCATAGAATGCAGGTAAATAGTTTTGTGTTTCACGTGGAAGATTTGGTCTAATATTCCAATAGTTTGTATAACCATTAGAACGACGAATTGCCTTAGTAACGTTACCAGGACCAGCATTATACGATGCTAATACCAAGTCCCAATCACCAAACATTCCGTACAAATCTGACAAGAATTTAGCAGCAGCCTCAGATGATTTAATCGGATCAATACGATCATCTACATAAGAATTTACTTCTAAATTATACTGTTTACCAGTAGGATACATAAACTGCCATAAGCCAGTTGCACCAACTCTTGAACGAGCAACAGGATTCAATGCAGACTCAACAATAGCAAGATACTTCACTTCTAATGGAACGTCGTGTTTAGCTAATTGCTCTTCAAACATTGGAAAGTAGTATTCAGACAAACCTAATAATCTTTCAAAAGAGCGTTTTCTATTTTTAAGAAAAGACTTAATAACACGTTCTAAAGTTTCGTTGTATTCTACTTTAAAAGGTGTTTTCTCATTTAAACGTTGCAAACGTTCTTTTAAAAGTTTCGTTGGTAACTCATCTAAAACTATAGTTCCCTCGTCAAAATTTGCATCAGCTAATTCATTTTCTATTTCATTAAATAGATCTTGATTTAATAGCTCATTTAACCATCGCTTTTCTATTGAAGCACCGGTAGCATGATTTA contains these protein-coding regions:
- a CDS encoding lytic transglycosylase domain-containing protein, translated to MNYKALTFVVCSLFSYSVWGQSEPINTSIEIKKEIDPVVYLDSIKNTFVNHATGASIEKRWLNELLNQDLFNEIENELADANFDEGTIVLDELPTKLLKERLQRLNEKTPFKVEYNETLERVIKSFLKNRKRSFERLLGLSEYYFPMFEEQLAKHDVPLEVKYLAIVESALNPVARSRVGATGLWQFMYPTGKQYNLEVNSYVDDRIDPIKSSEAAAKFLSDLYGMFGDWDLVLASYNAGPGNVTKAIRRSNGYTNYWNIRPNLPRETQNYLPAFYATMYIFEYAKEHGITSNSSPFKLVETDTIAVKKTISFDQVAKLLDVSKAEIEFLNPTYKLQVVPYVSGKQSFLRLPVSKIGLMASNEDKIYDYIAFEEERREKPLPSLLEVSVAETKSVKSRYHTIKKGESIGVIANKYGISVAQLKKLNNMKSNIIYPGKKLVVGKATVAQSSAKNSFYTVKKGDSLYSISQKLPGVSLAQLKNMNNMKDNDAIQPGMKLRIN
- a CDS encoding M1 family metallopeptidase, whose translation is MKKLLLSLTICAISLFEVQAQNNPNPGYWQQHVDYTMDVKMDVKKFKYNGTQKLTYTNNSTDTLKKVFFHLYYNAFQPNSDMDALLKNIADPDSRMVDTKTVRGRKIQESRISKLTQDEIGYLKVLNLKQDGSSVETKEVGTVLEVTLKSPIAPKSSTVFTMNFEGQAPKMIRRAGRESKEGVALSMSQWFPKIAEYDFEGWHAEQYLGREFHSVWGDFDVKITLDKNYIVGGTGVLVNNNEIGYGYQDSNVAEVPAKKGKDLTWHFNAKNVLDFTWGADPNFIHDTYEGPNGVKLHFLYKDNPAIKDNWTKLQPVTAELMKFFNENVGPYPYPQYSIIQGGDGGMEYSMCTLITGERSFPSLVGVTAHELAHSWFQHALATNETKHEWMDEGFTSFISDLAMLKVMPKDQQEDANPFGSTYKSYYNLVAKNMQEPLSTHADHYLTNRAYSISAYSRGSIFLTQLSYLIGWDNMMKTLQTYYQDYKFTHPTPNDFKRTAERVTGANLDWYMTDWTQTNNTIDYSVQFVEEVQKDQTLVTLKRIGRMGMPLDILVEYEDGTIETYYVPFTSMHWIKPNPYLEYERTVLTGWGWAQPEYKFVINKPKNTIKTILIDPSQFMADVNQENGIYKK
- the rnpA gene encoding ribonuclease P protein component, with the protein product MEQQNLKYPKKEKLKSKIVIDELFTTGKSVSKYPLRMVYVPSENSDNVPLKTGVSVSKRYFKKAVDRNYFKRLLREAYRHNKQMLLDNIEQPYAIMLFYQSKNRLTYQEINEKMVKLFEKFIEANKAEKAVVTNSEEE
- a CDS encoding tyrosine-protein phosphatase, which codes for MGTKGSNQTIDLKTDKKNNKTIAIIKANQPWKLYKANSSFVINAAQEIASGDSNDSISLGQIASFQLFAFENNRNYDITGLRCLPLEGQNNFRDLGGYKTTEGKTVKWGLLFRSGQLSSLSERDLRYLSSIPLCTIVDFRTNEERDSQVTKLPSSTINDISLPISPGNLSREIVENMIYEGEVEQTVQFLTDINEQLILINQEQYKAFFAILQKNTTPLMYNCTAGKDRTGLATALLLSALGVDNDTIIADYLLTNTFVNLSIDVVKDKYLLANNQQAEALMTLQTVKKEYLLKALETIKQHYGSVESYLTNQLAVDIPLMKQLYLY
- a CDS encoding DUF4837 family protein; translated protein: MRYLYFFIVLLCFANCKDAPTTELSTKSVGEYNSVLVVVNDRLWYGNVGDSIREYLAASVDGISPSEPLFTIEQISPNLFSSKTKDRRNIIVFSDNHNDEFFSLEKNKFASPQNYFVVNGGSKLAVVKAFKKNIDSIIKTMHQLEVSTITETLNASKLIDREKFEDRFKITINVPSDYKEISSNEHFVWYKKDVASGNSNILIYDVPLKRILNDKDTELHNILAVKDSVNGRYIHSIEDNSFMKLNEGFIPFNKEISFDNRKAIELKGTWDMQNSFMSGPYLSYVFRDSTEKRYLFIEGLVYNPSMGKRNVLLELEAIIQTMRFKIKKSE